In the Halodesulfovibrio aestuarii DSM 17919 = ATCC 29578 genome, one interval contains:
- the flgM gene encoding flagellar biosynthesis anti-sigma factor FlgM, whose protein sequence is MKVYDYNAKLDYGSTLNKGKRTEQAGREQADHAQTSVDAEPQGDRVSLSDEGRLRTEAYKEAMNTPEVREDKVAEIKAQIASGEYKIDSEKIAEGLLRDELDLFI, encoded by the coding sequence ATGAAAGTTTATGATTACAACGCAAAGCTGGATTACGGTTCGACGCTGAATAAAGGCAAGCGCACCGAACAGGCTGGTCGTGAACAAGCTGATCATGCGCAAACTTCTGTTGACGCTGAACCCCAAGGCGATAGGGTCAGCCTCTCTGATGAAGGGCGTTTGCGTACTGAAGCTTATAAAGAAGCAATGAACACACCGGAAGTACGTGAAGATAAAGTAGCTGAGATTAAAGCTCAGATTGCTTCTGGTGAATACAAGATCGACAGCGAAAAGATTGCCGAAGGTCTTTTGCGTGACGAACTTGATTTGTTCATTTAG
- a CDS encoding heavy metal translocating P-type ATPase encodes MEPITHRHSTFEEAAHCEACLARAQQQRNSLFFNADAIMLYIAIVLFVCELLFENVFHKHHLQLEELIFVLIAYLLAGGSVLTNAGKTILRGDFFDENVLMVIATAGAIAIHAYTEAIGIMIFFKIGELMQSLAVARSRRSIVSLLASKPEIARVHTAAGVVEREPEDVMIGEKLTVRPGEKIPLDGIVLEGHSQINTAAITGESVPVSARKGDTVMAGQICIDGALTLRVTRLYKESSIAKIMELVEHATARKAKTEKFITTFAKYYTPCVVLTALAVAFIPSLIMGGELTKWVYRALVLLVISCPCALVISIPLGYFGGIGRASKSGILIKGSNFIDALSRTTSVVFDKTGTLTHGVFVVKSVEPANDFSKEQLLEYAAAAEAHSTHPIAHSILEYHKAAGGTLNESKLEEAKAIPGKGVSVHYQGKHILVGNASLLSQQHIIFSQPNHEGTIVYVVINRIFAGMITIGDALRDDAAKAIQQLKRQGIESIMLTGDNEEAARSIANSLKIDTYHAGLLPEDKVTFFEKLQNEQDYGQIAFVGDGINDAPVIARADVGIAMGGLGSDAAIETADVVLMTDAPSKVSQAIAIARHTRTIVWQNIIFAFAIKGIFITLGIIGVATMWEAVFADVGTSLLALANSTRVFAFKHS; translated from the coding sequence CATTCTACGTTTGAAGAGGCAGCACACTGTGAAGCCTGCTTAGCCCGTGCGCAGCAGCAACGAAACAGCCTTTTTTTCAATGCCGATGCAATTATGCTCTACATAGCAATTGTGCTCTTTGTATGTGAGTTGCTTTTTGAAAACGTATTTCACAAGCATCACCTCCAACTGGAAGAGCTCATCTTTGTTCTTATTGCATACCTGCTTGCAGGCGGTTCTGTATTAACTAATGCTGGAAAGACAATTTTACGTGGTGATTTCTTTGATGAAAATGTCCTTATGGTAATCGCAACTGCGGGAGCAATTGCCATCCATGCTTACACAGAAGCCATCGGCATTATGATTTTCTTCAAAATTGGAGAATTGATGCAGTCACTCGCTGTTGCCCGTTCCCGACGTTCTATAGTTTCGCTGTTGGCTTCAAAGCCTGAAATAGCAAGAGTGCATACTGCGGCTGGAGTTGTTGAGCGGGAACCGGAAGATGTAATGATAGGCGAGAAACTGACTGTACGGCCGGGAGAGAAAATCCCTCTGGACGGAATTGTGCTGGAAGGTCATTCACAAATAAACACAGCAGCTATTACTGGTGAATCTGTTCCTGTTTCTGCCCGAAAGGGTGACACGGTTATGGCAGGACAAATTTGTATAGATGGCGCCCTGACTCTTCGCGTAACCCGCCTGTACAAAGAATCTTCCATCGCCAAAATTATGGAACTCGTCGAGCACGCAACTGCTCGTAAGGCAAAAACAGAAAAATTTATTACAACTTTTGCCAAGTATTACACTCCGTGCGTTGTACTGACAGCCTTGGCAGTCGCATTTATCCCGTCACTTATCATGGGCGGAGAGTTAACAAAGTGGGTATACAGGGCTCTTGTCCTGCTAGTGATTTCCTGTCCTTGTGCACTGGTAATTAGTATTCCGCTTGGCTATTTTGGTGGAATAGGACGCGCCTCCAAATCCGGAATTCTCATTAAAGGCTCAAATTTTATTGACGCACTGTCACGGACTACCTCCGTTGTGTTTGATAAAACAGGCACACTTACTCACGGCGTATTTGTTGTTAAAAGTGTTGAGCCTGCCAACGATTTTTCCAAAGAACAACTCCTTGAATACGCTGCCGCAGCTGAAGCCCACTCCACACACCCTATCGCCCACTCAATTCTTGAATATCACAAAGCAGCCGGCGGCACACTAAACGAAAGCAAACTGGAAGAAGCCAAGGCCATTCCCGGCAAAGGCGTCAGTGTGCATTATCAAGGAAAACATATTCTGGTAGGCAATGCCTCATTACTTTCGCAACAGCATATTATCTTTTCCCAGCCCAACCATGAAGGAACTATTGTATATGTAGTGATCAATAGGATTTTCGCCGGAATGATTACCATAGGCGATGCCCTGCGAGATGACGCGGCAAAAGCTATTCAGCAGTTAAAACGTCAAGGAATAGAATCTATTATGCTTACAGGAGACAATGAAGAGGCTGCCCGCTCCATTGCAAACTCACTGAAAATTGACACATACCATGCAGGTTTGCTGCCGGAGGATAAGGTCACTTTCTTTGAGAAACTACAAAATGAACAAGACTACGGGCAGATAGCTTTTGTGGGTGATGGAATTAATGATGCACCAGTTATCGCCCGCGCGGATGTAGGAATTGCAATGGGAGGCTTAGGCAGCGATGCGGCTATTGAAACGGCCGATGTTGTGCTGATGACAGACGCGCCTTCCAAAGTTTCACAAGCTATCGCCATAGCACGGCATACACGAACAATTGTATGGCAGAATATTATCTTTGCCTTCGCAATAAAAGGCATATTTATCACACTTGGAATCATCGGTGTCGCAACCATGTGGGAGGCTGTGTTCGCTGATGTTGGCACCTCTCTACTTGCACTGGCGAACTCCACACGGGTATTCGCATTTAAACACTCTTAA